A window of Streptomyces profundus genomic DNA:
CCGCTACCGCGACCTGTACTGCGTGCCGGTGCCCCTCTTCTACGAGCGCCTGCTCGGGCGGGCGCCGAGCGACGAGGAGTGGGCCGTGATGGACGCCACATTCCATCGGCACTACTTCGCGAGAGCCGACAGCGCGGGGCTCACCGAGGGCGCGGAGCGGCTGCTGGCCGAGTGGGTGCTCGCCGGCCGCACGCAGTCCGTCTGCTCGCTGGCGCCGCACGACCGGCTGGGCCCCTGGCTGACCAGGCTGGGCATCGCCGAGCACTTCATACGGGTGGACGGCCATCTGGGCGAGGGCGGGAAGAGCGGCAAGGCGGCGCAGATGGCGCGCCATCTGGCCACGTTGGAGGGCGTCTCGCCCGAGCGGGTCGTGGTGATCGGCGATGCCACGGACGATGCCGTGGCCGCCGCGCACGCGGGTGCCAAGGCCGTGCTGTACACGGGCGGTTCGCACAGTCGGCGCAGTCTTGAGCGGGCCGGGGTGCCGGTGGTCGACACCCTGGCGGAGGCCGTGGCCGTGGCCCAGGAGGTGGTGGGGCGCGCCTGACGCGCCCTCCCTGGCGCCCTGGCGCCCGTTCGCTCTTCAGGTCGGGGCGATAGCCTTGCCATGTGATCAGTGCGATATCGGCCGTCACCTCGGCCGGGGGGCAGTGTGGCCTCCCCTCGGTATCCAGCCCGCGCCGGGCCGGCTCATCCGCTGATTCCCCCCATCGGGATCACCGGGAGCGCCCCACCTTCGCGAGCGAGCGCTGCCCTGTGACCGTTTCTCGACGTCACGCGACGGTGCGCGACAGGAGTAAGAGGACATGCACAGCAAGCTGGACGAAGCCAAGGACGAACTGCTGGCCCAGGCGGCCCGGGTAGCCGAACACGGCTCATCCCGGGGGCAGCCACCCGCACACGGGATGGACGCCGAAGCGCTCCGCTCCTATCTACGCCGCTACTACCTCTTCATCGCCGCCGAGGACGTGACCGAACGGGATCCGGTGGATCTCTACGGCGCGGCCATGGCGCACCACCGGCTGGCCGGCGAACGCCCCCAGGGCACCGCCAACGTCCGCGTCTACACCCCGTCCGTCGAGGAGATCGGCTGGACGTGCAGTCACACCGTGGTCGAGGTCGTCACGGACGACATGCCGTTCCTGGTGGACTCCGTCACCAACGAGCTGTCCCGGCAGGGGCGCGGTATCCATCTGGTGGTCCATCCGCAGATCGTGGTCCGCCGCGATGTCACCGGCCGGCTGCTGGAGGTGCTGGACGCCGGTCGGGACATGGAGGGCGGGCTCCCGGCCGATGGCCTGCCGGCGGACGCCGTGGTGGAGTCCTGGACCCATGTCGAGATCGACCGGGAGACCGATCCGGAGAACGTCCGCCAGGTCGAGGCCGATCTGCGGCGGGTGCTCGGCGATGTGCGCGAGGCCGTCGAGGACTACCAGAAGATGCGCGCCATCGCGCTGCGGATCGCCGAGGGCCTGCCGGACGAGCCGCTCTCCGACGAGCTGCGCCAGCAGGACATCGAGGAGGCCGGCGAGCTGCTGAGCTGGCTGGCCGCCGACCACTTCACCTTCCTCGGCTACCGCGAGTACGAGCTGGCCAGGGAGGACAACGGCGGCTCGGGCGACGTGCTGCGTCCGGTGCCGGGCACGGGTCTTGGCATCCTGCGCTCCGATCCGCCCTACGCCGCCGACCCCGAGCATCCGGCGGCGTCCGCGGCGTTCAGCCGGTTGTCGCCGACGGCCAGGGCCAAGGCCAGGGATCCCCGGCTGCTGGTGCTCACCAAGGCCAACAGCCGCGCCACCGTGCACCGTCGCTCCTATCTGGACTACCTGGGCGTCAAGAAGTTCGACAACCAGGGGCGGGTGATCGGGGAGCGCCGCTTCCTCGGCCTGTTCTCCGCCGCCGCCTACACGGAGTCGGTGCGTCGGGTCCCGGTGATCCGCCGCAAGGTCGCCGAGGTGATGCAGGCGGCGGGCTTCAGCACCCAGAGCCACAGCGGACGCGATCTGTTGCAGGTCCTGGAGACCTACCCGCGCGACGAGCTGTTCCAGACGCCGGTGGACACGCTGCGCAGCATCACCACCGCCGTGCTGCACCTCCAGGAGCGGCGCCGGCTGCGGCTCTTCCTGCGGCAGGAGGAGTACGGCCGCTACTACTCGGCCCTGGTCTATCTGCCGCGCGACCGCTTCACCACCTCGGTGCGGCTGCGGCTCACCCAGATCCTCCTGGAGGAACTCGACGGCAACAGCGTCGACTTCACCGCCTGGAACACCGAGTCCGTGCTCTCCCGGCTGCACTTCGTGATCCGGGTGGAGCCCGGCAGCGAGCTCCCCGAGCTGACGGAGTCCGACCTGGATCGGATCGAGGCCAGGCTGGCCGACGCCTCCCGCTCCTGGACGGACGGCTTCGCGGACGCGCTGCTGGCCGAGTGCGGCGAGGAGCAGGCCGCGGATCTGGGGCGCCGCTTCCACAACGCCTTCCCCGAGGGCTACAAGGCCGACTTCCCGCCCCGCGCCGCGGTGGCGGATCTCCAGTACGTGATCGGGCTGCGCCCCGAGCCGGGGCGGGACTTCGCGCTCAGCCTCTATGAGCCGGTCAACGCGGCGCCGGGCGAACGCCGGTTCAAGATCTACCGGATCGGCGAGCCGGTCACGCTGTCGGCCGTGCTCCCCGTCCTACAGAACCTCGGCGTCGAGGTGGTCGACGAGCGCCCCTACCATCTGCGGCCAGACGACGGCGCGCCCGCCTGGATCTACGACTTCGGGCTGCGGCTGCCCCCGGCGCTGGCCGACGGGCTGGGCGGCGGGGCGCGGCAGCGCTTCCAGGACGCGTTCGCCGCGGCGTGGACGGGCGTCGCCGAGGACGACGGCTTCAACGCGCTGGTGCTCTCCGCCGGGTTGACCTGGCGTGAGGCCATGGTGCTGCGCGCCTACGCCAAGTACCTCTGGCAGGCGGGCTCCCGCTTCGCCCGGGAGAACATGGAGGCCACGCTCCGCCGCAACGTGCACACCACCCGCCTGCTGGTGAACCTCTTCGAGGCCCGGCACGCCCCGACGCGGCAGAGCGCGGGCCGGGAGCTGACGGACGGCCTGCTGGAGGAGCTGGACGGCGCCCTGGAAGAGGTGCAGAACCTCGACGAGGACCGCATCCTCCGCGCCTTTCTGACGGTCATCAAGGCGACGCTGCGGGTCAACTACTTCCAGCACGACTCCCAGGGCCGCCCGCACGACTACCTGTCGATGAAGCTCGATCCGCAGGCCATCCCCGAACTGCCCGAGCCGCGCCCGGCGTTCGAGATCTGGGTGTACTCGCCCCGGGTCGAGGGCGTGCATCTGCGGTTCGGCAAGGTCGCCAGGGGCGGTCTGCGCTGGTCGGACCGGCGCGAGGACTTCCGCACGGAGATCCTGGGCCTGGTGAAGGCACAGGAGGTCAAGAACACGGTGATCGTGCCGGTGGGCGCCAAGGGCGGCTTCGTCGGCAAGCGGCTGCCCGATCCGGCGGCCGACCGGGACGCCTGGCTGGCCGAGGGCATCGACTGCTACCGCACGTTCATCTCCGGCCTGCTCGACATCACGGACAACCTGGTGGACGGCGCGGTGCGGCCCCCGGCCGACGTGGTCAGGCACGACGAGGACGACACCTATCTGGTGGTCGCGGCCGACAAGGGCACCGCCACCTTCTCCGACATCGCCAACGAGGTCGCCGAGTCCTACGGCTTCTGGCTGGGGGACGCCTTCGCCTCCGGCGGCTCCGCCGGCTACGACCACAAGGGCATGGGCATCACGGCGCGCGGCGCCTGGGAGTCCGTCAAGCGGCACTTCCGCGAGCTGGGCCACGACACCCAGTCCGAGGACTTCACGGTGGCCGGCATCGGCGACATGTCGGGCGACGTCTTCGGCAACGGGATGCTCCTCTCGGAGCGCATCCGGCTGGTCGCGGCCTTCGACCACCGGCACATCTTCCTGGATCCCGATCCGGATCCGGCGGTGGGCTTCGCCGAGCGCCGCCGGCTCTTCGAGCTGCCCCGCTCGTCCTGGGCGGACTACGACACCGGCCTGCTCTCCAAGGGCGGTGGGGTGCATCCGCGCACGGCCAAGTCCATCGCGCTCACCCCGCAGGTCCGGGAGGCGTTGGAGATCCCCGACGACACGCTGTCGCTGACGCCGGCCGAGCTGATGCGGGCGATCCTGCGGGCCCCCGTCGACCTGCTGTGGAACGGCGGCATCGGCACCTATGTGAAGGCCGCGGCCGAGAGCCACGCCGACGCCGGGGACAAGGCCAACGACGCGATCCGGGTGAACGGCCGGGAGCTGCGCGCCAAGGTGGTGGGCGAGGGCGGCAACCTGGGCCTCACCCAGTTGGGCCGGATCGAGTTCGCGCTGGCCGGGGGCCGGTGCAACACGGACGCCATCGACAACAGCGCGGGCGTGGACACCTCGGACCACGAGGTCAACATCAAGATCCTGCTGAACGCGGTGGTCGCCGGCGGCGATCTCACGGTGAAGCAGCGCAACGTGCTGCTCGCCGAGATGACGGACGAGGTGGGCACGCTGGTGCTGCGCAACAACTACGCGCAGAACGTCGCGCTGGCCAACGGCGAGGCCACCGCCGCCGGCCTCGTCCTGGCGCACCAGCGGGTCATCGCCCGGCTGGGCGAGCAGGGCCGGCTCGATCGGGAGCTGGAGTTCCTGCCCTCGGACGACGAGTTCCGCGAGCGGCGCGCCGCGGGGCGTGGGCTCTCGCAGCCCGAGCTGTCGGTGCTGCTGGCCTACGGCAAGCTCACCGCCACGACCGAGCTGCTGACGACGAGCCTGCCGGACGACCCCTATGTGGGCCGGCTGCTCTCCGCCTACTTCCCGCGCGCCCTGCGGGAACGATTCCCCGAGCTGATCGAGCGGCACGCGCTGCGGCGGGAGATCATCACCACCCTGCTGGTCAACGACACGCTGAACGTGGCCGGCTGCTCCTTCATCCACCGGATGCAGGAGGAGTCGGGAGCCTCCACGGAGGAGATCGTCCGGGCGCACACCGCCGCGCGGGCCATCTTC
This region includes:
- a CDS encoding NAD-glutamate dehydrogenase, with protein sequence MHSKLDEAKDELLAQAARVAEHGSSRGQPPAHGMDAEALRSYLRRYYLFIAAEDVTERDPVDLYGAAMAHHRLAGERPQGTANVRVYTPSVEEIGWTCSHTVVEVVTDDMPFLVDSVTNELSRQGRGIHLVVHPQIVVRRDVTGRLLEVLDAGRDMEGGLPADGLPADAVVESWTHVEIDRETDPENVRQVEADLRRVLGDVREAVEDYQKMRAIALRIAEGLPDEPLSDELRQQDIEEAGELLSWLAADHFTFLGYREYELAREDNGGSGDVLRPVPGTGLGILRSDPPYAADPEHPAASAAFSRLSPTARAKARDPRLLVLTKANSRATVHRRSYLDYLGVKKFDNQGRVIGERRFLGLFSAAAYTESVRRVPVIRRKVAEVMQAAGFSTQSHSGRDLLQVLETYPRDELFQTPVDTLRSITTAVLHLQERRRLRLFLRQEEYGRYYSALVYLPRDRFTTSVRLRLTQILLEELDGNSVDFTAWNTESVLSRLHFVIRVEPGSELPELTESDLDRIEARLADASRSWTDGFADALLAECGEEQAADLGRRFHNAFPEGYKADFPPRAAVADLQYVIGLRPEPGRDFALSLYEPVNAAPGERRFKIYRIGEPVTLSAVLPVLQNLGVEVVDERPYHLRPDDGAPAWIYDFGLRLPPALADGLGGGARQRFQDAFAAAWTGVAEDDGFNALVLSAGLTWREAMVLRAYAKYLWQAGSRFARENMEATLRRNVHTTRLLVNLFEARHAPTRQSAGRELTDGLLEELDGALEEVQNLDEDRILRAFLTVIKATLRVNYFQHDSQGRPHDYLSMKLDPQAIPELPEPRPAFEIWVYSPRVEGVHLRFGKVARGGLRWSDRREDFRTEILGLVKAQEVKNTVIVPVGAKGGFVGKRLPDPAADRDAWLAEGIDCYRTFISGLLDITDNLVDGAVRPPADVVRHDEDDTYLVVAADKGTATFSDIANEVAESYGFWLGDAFASGGSAGYDHKGMGITARGAWESVKRHFRELGHDTQSEDFTVAGIGDMSGDVFGNGMLLSERIRLVAAFDHRHIFLDPDPDPAVGFAERRRLFELPRSSWADYDTGLLSKGGGVHPRTAKSIALTPQVREALEIPDDTLSLTPAELMRAILRAPVDLLWNGGIGTYVKAAAESHADAGDKANDAIRVNGRELRAKVVGEGGNLGLTQLGRIEFALAGGRCNTDAIDNSAGVDTSDHEVNIKILLNAVVAGGDLTVKQRNVLLAEMTDEVGTLVLRNNYAQNVALANGEATAAGLVLAHQRVIARLGEQGRLDRELEFLPSDDEFRERRAAGRGLSQPELSVLLAYGKLTATTELLTTSLPDDPYVGRLLSAYFPRALRERFPELIERHALRREIITTLLVNDTLNVAGCSFIHRMQEESGASTEEIVRAHTAARAIFDLADIWDTVERLDNEVAEATLTRIRLHARRLVERAARWLLNNRPQPLRLAETIELFAERVGQVWQELPTLLRGQELDWLAAQREELESTGVPPELAGRVAGFSAVFSALDIVAVADRTGRELLDVAEVYYHLSDELSISRLQDRISELPRADRWQSMARTAIREDLYAAHQLIAADVLAEGGAESEPEERFAAWAERSAAILGRARATLHEIQSSESFDLANLSVAMRTMRTLLRSNR
- a CDS encoding HAD family hydrolase, with the protein product MAFPHTSSPQTAAPHIVWDWNGTLLHDIDAVIEATNASFAEIGMAGITLARYRDLYCVPVPLFYERLLGRAPSDEEWAVMDATFHRHYFARADSAGLTEGAERLLAEWVLAGRTQSVCSLAPHDRLGPWLTRLGIAEHFIRVDGHLGEGGKSGKAAQMARHLATLEGVSPERVVVIGDATDDAVAAAHAGAKAVLYTGGSHSRRSLERAGVPVVDTLAEAVAVAQEVVGRA